The Cloeon dipterum chromosome 3, ieCloDipt1.1, whole genome shotgun sequence genome includes a region encoding these proteins:
- the LOC135939887 gene encoding protein yellow-like → MRLFLSLSAILCAASAQQFGGFYGQPAGPAVRPLTQTSGFGPAPSGRAASPIQQMASWTYLNFDGIDPKRTVPENGVFTGIQVTPDRIFLTLPRSREGVPATLTWMPNTGVPVENQPLLPFPDWSWQQGHLDNCSGLVSVFRSRIDSCGRLWALDSGVLTPLDGSPVAACPPRLVAFDLKTGLAIRSVTFPPQVLRERSLLTTLSLDEEYSSISNCENMFVYISDTSAPGLIIYDLGRDLTWRFEHQSLMPDPQQATYTIAGESFNLEDGVVGMTISNLGHERMLYYHPLAGRALYAVSTNALRNPGIPSLPVIKVGDKTSQGAGLFADTHGEIYFSPLSETAIASWNPNTGLQRILAVDPERLQFISDITVDQQGSLWFVSNRFQAYFNRNYNPRGTNLRVMRIPYAANGAQFNGFNAAPLDPFSFYNNRFIRDTKNSTAVL, encoded by the exons ATGCGGCTCTTCTTATCCCTGTCAGCAATTCTTTGCGCCGCCTCGGCGCAGCAATTCGGTGGCTTCTACGGCCAGCCTGCCGGTCCGGCAGTGCGTCCTTTGACCCAAACGTCGGGTTTCGGGCCGGCTCCCTCGGGAAGAGCCGCATCGCCCATCCAGCAGATGGCCAGCTGGACCTACCTTAACTTCGATGGCATCGACCCGAAGCGGACGGTGCCCGAAAACGGCGTGTTCACCGGCATTCAGGTCACCCCTGACCGCATCTTCCTGACGCTGCCGCGTTCTCGCGAAGGCGTGCCCGCCACCCTGACGTGGATGCCCAACACCGGGGTGCCCGTGGAAAACCAGCCGCTGCTGCCCTTCCCCGACTGGTCCTGGCAGCAGGGTCATTTGGACAACTGCAGCGGTTTGGTGTCCGTGTTCCGCTCGCGCATCGACAGTTGCGGCCGCCTCTGGGCGCTCGACTCAGGCGTGCTCACCCCCCTGGACGGCAGCCCCGTCGCCGCGTGCCCACCCCGCCTCGTGGCCTTCGACCTCAAGACCGGACTCGCCATACGCAGCGTCACTTTCCCTCCGCAG GTGCTTCGTGAGCGCTCCCTGCTGACCACCCTCTCTCTGGACGAGGAATACTCATCGATCAGCAACTGCGAAAACATGTTTGTGTACATCTCAGACACCTCAGCTCCGGGCCTGATCATTTACGACCTGGGCCGCGACCTGACGTGGCGTTTCGAGCACCAGTCGCTGATGCCCGACCCTCAGCAGGCGACGTACACCATCGCTGGCGAGTCTTTCAACCTTGAGGACGGCGTGGTCGGCATGACCATCTCCAACCTTGGCCACGAACGCATGCTCTACTACCACCCTCTGGCCGGTCGCGCCCTCTACGCCGTGTCGACCAACGCCCTGAGAAACCCTGGCATCCCCTCACTGCCCGTCATCAAGGTTGGAGACAAGACCTCCCAGGGTGCTGGCCTTTTCGCCGACACCCATGGCGAAATCTATTTCAGTCCTTTGTCCGAAACGGCCATCGCCTCGTGGAACCCCAACACCGGCCTCCAGAGGATCCTGGCCGTGGACCCTGAGCGTCTGCAGTTCATCTCGGACATCACCGTCGACCAGCAGGGCTCGCTGTGGTTCGTGTCGAACCGTTTCCAGGCCTACTTCAACCGCAACTACAACCCCAGAGGCACCAACCTGCGCGTCATGCGCATCCCCTACGCCGCCAACGGGGCCCAGTTCAACGGCTTCAACGCGGCGCCTCTCGACCCTTTCTCTTTTTATAACAACAGGTTCATCAGGGACACCAAGAACAGCACCGCTGTGTTGTAA